In Bacillus sp. NP247, one DNA window encodes the following:
- a CDS encoding zinc-binding alcohol dehydrogenase family protein, whose translation MKAIGLHEYLPIEEENSLIDIEVERPVATGRDILVKINAISVNPVDTKVRSPKDKKEDIAKILGWDASGVVVQTGDGCTLFKEGDEVFYAGSITRQGTYSEYHLVDERIVGKKPKTLSDAEAAALPLTAITAWEGLFERLGIDYAKKSENTFKNILIIGGAGGVGSIAIQLAKWAGLNVIATASRNETIHWVEKFGADYIVNHHQPLKDQLLEFGLKDVDYIFCLNNTDQHWHAMGDIIKPQGKICSIVENEHPLEMGILKSKSATFVWEFMFTKAMYETGDMITQHELLNKVSELLDEGILRTTLNDTLTPINSENLRKAHALLESGRTIGKIVLEKF comes from the coding sequence ATGAAAGCAATTGGTTTACATGAATACTTACCTATTGAAGAAGAAAACAGTTTAATTGATATTGAAGTTGAAAGACCTGTTGCCACAGGAAGAGATATACTTGTAAAAATTAACGCAATTTCCGTTAATCCAGTTGATACAAAAGTTCGATCTCCGAAGGATAAAAAAGAAGATATAGCAAAAATACTTGGCTGGGATGCTAGTGGTGTTGTCGTGCAAACTGGCGATGGTTGTACGTTATTTAAAGAAGGCGATGAAGTGTTTTACGCTGGAAGCATTACGAGACAAGGTACATATAGTGAATACCATCTAGTTGATGAAAGAATCGTTGGTAAAAAACCAAAAACGTTGAGTGATGCTGAAGCTGCAGCACTTCCTTTAACAGCCATCACAGCTTGGGAAGGTCTATTTGAACGTTTAGGGATTGATTACGCTAAGAAAAGTGAAAACACATTTAAAAACATTTTAATTATCGGCGGAGCTGGTGGTGTAGGTTCCATCGCAATTCAGCTTGCGAAATGGGCTGGACTAAATGTAATCGCAACTGCTTCACGCAACGAAACAATACATTGGGTTGAAAAATTCGGTGCCGATTATATAGTTAACCATCACCAACCTTTAAAAGATCAACTATTAGAATTTGGACTAAAAGATGTAGATTACATCTTCTGCTTAAATAATACAGACCAACATTGGCACGCGATGGGTGACATTATTAAACCACAAGGGAAAATTTGCTCTATCGTAGAAAATGAGCACCCTCTTGAGATGGGGATTTTAAAAAGTAAAAGTGCTACATTCGTTTGGGAGTTTATGTTTACAAAAGCGATGTATGAAACTGGTGATATGATTACGCAGCACGAACTATTAAACAAAGTGAGCGAATTATTAGATGAAGGTATCCTTCGTACAACTTTAAACGATACGCTAACACCTATAAATTCAGAAAACCTTAGAAAAGCACATGCATTACTTGAGAGTGGACGTACAATTGGGAAGATTGTATTAGAAAAGTTTTAA
- a CDS encoding HAAS domain-containing protein, with translation MTKDKFLQQLNVSLKRLSEKERADILKDYEEHFTFGLEEGKTEEEITASLGSPAQIAKELLAGYHIEKVTASATTGNVFRAIWAVIGLGFFNLVIVLGPAIAVAALIFSGWALGISFLCLPLLVIVDTIVHPNTFLLFNLFVSLALCGLGYFIVIAMLSLTKLAKNGFVRYLKFNIALVKGGFKHDK, from the coding sequence ATGACGAAAGATAAATTTTTACAACAATTAAACGTATCTCTAAAAAGATTATCTGAAAAAGAACGTGCAGATATTTTAAAAGATTATGAAGAACATTTTACTTTCGGATTAGAGGAAGGAAAAACTGAAGAAGAAATTACAGCTTCATTAGGTTCGCCAGCTCAAATCGCCAAAGAGTTATTAGCAGGTTATCATATTGAGAAAGTAACAGCGAGTGCAACAACAGGAAATGTTTTTCGGGCAATTTGGGCAGTAATTGGATTAGGATTTTTCAATTTAGTAATCGTGCTTGGACCTGCAATTGCAGTAGCCGCATTGATTTTTTCGGGGTGGGCTCTAGGAATCTCATTTTTGTGTTTACCACTGCTTGTTATTGTTGATACCATTGTGCATCCAAATACATTCTTACTTTTTAACCTTTTCGTTTCTTTAGCACTTTGTGGACTTGGATATTTCATTGTAATCGCTATGTTATCTTTAACGAAGCTAGCAAAGAATGGATTTGTTCGTTATTTAAAGTTCAATATAGCACTAGTAAAAGGTGGTTTTAAGCATGATAAATAA
- a CDS encoding amino acid permease: protein MANKELKRGLEARHIQMIALGGTIGVGLFMGSASTIKWTGPSVMLAYAIAGIFIFFIMRAMGEMLYMEPSTGSFATFGHKYIHPLAGYMTAWSNWFQWVIVGMSEIIAVGAYMKYWFPDLPAWIPGVIAMVILSAANLISVKSFGEFEFWFAMIKIVTILLMIIAGFGLIFFGIGNGGEAIGISNLWKNGGFFTGGFSGFFFALSLVVGAYQGVELIGITAGEAKNPKKTLTRAIQSTIWRILIFYIGAIFVIVTVYPWDQLSSIGSPFVATFAKVGITAAAGLINFVVITAAMSGCNSGIYSAGRMLYTLGVNGQAPKYFTKISNNGVPLFGTMGVIIGLAVGVVLSYIAPKNLFVYVYSASVLPGMVPWFVILISQMRFRKEKGAEMKDHPFKMPFAPVTNYLTIAFLIMVLIGMWFNDDTRISLIVGIVFLAIVTISFYAFGIGKRAPLDVQNDQEISSK from the coding sequence GTGGCAAACAAAGAATTGAAAAGAGGCTTAGAAGCACGTCATATTCAAATGATCGCTTTAGGCGGAACGATTGGTGTTGGTTTGTTTATGGGGTCAGCCAGCACGATTAAATGGACAGGTCCGTCAGTAATGCTTGCATATGCAATTGCAGGTATTTTTATCTTCTTCATTATGCGTGCCATGGGAGAAATGTTGTATATGGAGCCAAGCACAGGTTCATTTGCGACATTTGGTCACAAGTATATTCATCCGCTAGCTGGTTATATGACAGCGTGGAGTAACTGGTTCCAGTGGGTTATCGTTGGGATGTCAGAGATTATCGCAGTTGGGGCATATATGAAATATTGGTTCCCGGATTTACCAGCTTGGATACCTGGTGTTATCGCAATGGTTATTCTTAGTGCTGCTAACTTAATTTCGGTTAAGTCATTTGGTGAATTTGAATTTTGGTTTGCAATGATTAAAATTGTTACGATTTTATTAATGATTATTGCCGGATTCGGTCTCATTTTCTTCGGAATTGGGAACGGAGGAGAAGCAATTGGTATATCTAATCTGTGGAAAAATGGTGGTTTCTTCACAGGTGGTTTTTCAGGATTCTTCTTTGCGCTATCACTTGTAGTTGGGGCATATCAAGGTGTGGAATTAATCGGGATTACTGCTGGTGAAGCGAAAAATCCGAAGAAGACACTTACTAGAGCAATTCAAAGCACAATTTGGCGTATTCTAATTTTTTATATTGGTGCTATTTTCGTTATTGTAACTGTTTATCCTTGGGATCAATTAAGTTCAATTGGTAGTCCGTTCGTAGCAACTTTTGCAAAGGTTGGTATTACGGCAGCTGCGGGACTTATTAACTTCGTTGTTATTACAGCAGCGATGTCTGGTTGTAATAGTGGTATTTATAGTGCTGGACGTATGCTTTATACACTAGGTGTGAATGGACAAGCACCGAAATACTTTACGAAGATTTCTAATAACGGTGTACCTTTATTTGGTACAATGGGTGTAATTATCGGTTTAGCGGTTGGTGTTGTTTTAAGTTATATTGCACCAAAAAACTTATTCGTATATGTATATAGTGCGAGTGTACTTCCTGGTATGGTGCCATGGTTTGTTATTTTAATTAGTCAAATGCGTTTTAGAAAAGAAAAAGGAGCAGAGATGAAAGATCATCCATTCAAAATGCCATTTGCTCCTGTTACAAACTATTTAACAATTGCCTTTTTAATTATGGTATTAATCGGTATGTGGTTTAACGATGATACTCGTATTTCACTAATTGTAGGTATTGTTTTCTTAGCTATCGTAACAATTAGTTTCTATGCTTTCGGAATAGGGAAGAGAGCTCCGTTAGACGTTCAAAATGATCAAGAGATTTCAAGTAAATAA
- a CDS encoding multidrug effflux MFS transporter, whose protein sequence is MKKVSVPSLWLMVILVAFPQISETIYTPSLPDISKALHVSNNEVQLTLSVYFAGFALGVFFIGWLSDIIGRRPAMLFGIVVYGAGSFLCYIASSIEVLLLSRFIQAFGASAGSVVTQTILRESVDGHKRHVMFAQISAVIAFTPAIGPLIGGFLDQMFGFKIVFLSLVVMSVGILLYTFVSLPETKTGAVMDKINVFVVAKRLITNPKVVTYGLLIGGANGVLFSYYAEAPFIFIEYFQLSPSMYGFLGIVVASASIIGAKVSKRLLPIYKPEKIIYIGCIVMTGGAVILSVITYVGSNPNIIYMIGFLVAMFILLLGIGVALPNCLSLALVDFQDVIGTAGALFSLGYYIIVTVTIWGMSQLHTGSLMVMPLYFLAIVVIMMVFTKVFIFGKQTSKSI, encoded by the coding sequence ATGAAAAAAGTCTCAGTACCATCACTGTGGTTAATGGTTATTCTTGTGGCATTTCCGCAAATTAGTGAAACAATTTACACACCGTCTTTACCAGACATTTCAAAGGCGCTACATGTAAGTAATAATGAGGTGCAGTTAACGCTTAGTGTTTATTTTGCTGGATTTGCTTTAGGTGTATTTTTTATTGGATGGTTATCAGATATAATTGGTCGTCGCCCAGCAATGTTATTTGGAATTGTAGTATATGGCGCTGGAAGTTTCTTATGCTATATTGCAAGTTCCATTGAAGTTTTATTGCTAAGTCGTTTTATTCAAGCGTTTGGGGCAAGTGCAGGATCAGTTGTTACACAAACGATTCTTCGTGAAAGTGTAGATGGGCATAAACGCCATGTTATGTTTGCTCAAATTTCGGCAGTCATTGCTTTTACACCAGCGATAGGACCGTTAATTGGTGGCTTTCTTGATCAAATGTTTGGGTTTAAAATAGTATTTTTAAGTTTAGTAGTTATGAGTGTTGGGATTTTGCTGTATACGTTTGTTTCTCTTCCGGAAACAAAAACGGGCGCAGTAATGGATAAAATAAATGTTTTCGTAGTAGCGAAAAGATTAATTACAAATCCGAAAGTAGTAACATACGGTCTATTAATTGGAGGAGCGAATGGTGTTTTATTTAGCTATTATGCAGAAGCCCCGTTTATCTTTATTGAATACTTTCAGTTATCGCCTAGTATGTATGGATTTTTAGGAATCGTTGTCGCTTCTGCATCAATTATTGGAGCGAAAGTTTCAAAACGGTTACTGCCTATTTATAAACCGGAGAAAATCATATATATAGGTTGTATTGTAATGACAGGGGGAGCAGTCATTTTATCTGTTATTACTTATGTTGGATCAAATCCAAACATAATATATATGATTGGATTTTTAGTAGCGATGTTTATATTGCTATTAGGAATTGGGGTAGCATTACCTAACTGCTTAAGTTTAGCATTAGTAGATTTTCAAGATGTCATTGGTACAGCAGGTGCATTGTTTAGCCTAGGGTACTATATAATAGTGACGGTGACAATTTGGGGTATGAGCCAGCTTCATACAGGTTCGTTGATGGTGATGCCGCTATATTTTCTGGCTATAGTAGTTATCATGATGGTGTTTACTAAGGTGTTTATTTTTGGTAAGCAAACTTCAAAATCGATTTAA
- a CDS encoding cupin domain-containing protein → MFFAKKITAEEAEQLGANTWEPWVGEPNKGTWHVEEQEVFYVTDGEVFITVDGKKYHVTKDWVVSLAKDLVCEWDCPVFLKKNYKMNHEIDLK, encoded by the coding sequence ATGTTTTTTGCGAAAAAAATTACAGCAGAAGAAGCAGAGCAACTAGGTGCCAACACATGGGAACCATGGGTAGGTGAACCGAATAAAGGAACGTGGCATGTAGAAGAACAGGAAGTTTTCTATGTGACAGATGGTGAAGTGTTTATTACTGTTGATGGGAAAAAGTATCATGTTACAAAGGACTGGGTTGTTTCCTTGGCTAAGGACCTTGTTTGTGAATGGGATTGCCCAGTATTTTTGAAAAAGAATTATAAGATGAACCATGAGATTGATCTGAAATAA
- a CDS encoding DUF4097 family beta strand repeat-containing protein has translation MINKKKLSIIAGIIFIIGIVGSLFTYRSIATVPISEEKVINNNNVSSVIIDTNNVRVNINPTTESNMKVTLDGEVNPNIKRTLATDEKDSTLLISYKEKQQSWFNFNISEVLVPLTLNVYLPEKQYDSLKISNNNGYVSVKQQNITHFDINTSNGRVELREINSQKINAETNNGSMDFKDITAQNIHVKSNNGRIMLDHVEGELEGQSKNGSLSLKTNELDRNLNFTTHNGKINIETEKEPTNVQFNVSVDNGKANILNKYNGNAVIGKGENQIKLNTHNGSISVKKHGN, from the coding sequence ATGATAAATAAAAAGAAACTTTCAATCATTGCAGGTATTATTTTCATTATTGGGATTGTGGGAAGTCTATTCACTTATCGTTCAATTGCCACAGTACCAATTTCAGAAGAAAAGGTCATTAACAATAATAATGTGTCAAGCGTCATTATCGATACGAATAACGTGCGTGTTAACATCAATCCTACAACAGAAAGTAACATGAAAGTAACATTAGATGGGGAAGTAAATCCTAACATAAAAAGAACATTAGCTACGGATGAAAAAGATTCAACGCTTCTCATTTCTTACAAAGAAAAACAACAGAGTTGGTTCAACTTCAACATTTCTGAAGTATTGGTCCCATTAACATTAAATGTCTATCTGCCTGAAAAACAATATGATTCATTAAAAATTTCCAATAACAATGGTTACGTTTCTGTAAAACAACAAAATATAACGCATTTTGATATCAATACAAGCAATGGGCGTGTTGAATTAAGAGAGATCAATTCGCAAAAAATTAATGCGGAAACAAATAATGGAAGTATGGACTTTAAAGATATAACGGCGCAAAATATTCATGTGAAATCGAATAATGGACGAATAATGCTAGATCATGTTGAAGGTGAACTAGAAGGGCAATCTAAAAACGGAAGTCTTTCTCTTAAAACAAATGAACTTGATCGAAATCTCAATTTTACGACTCACAATGGCAAGATTAATATTGAAACTGAAAAAGAACCAACTAATGTTCAATTTAATGTCTCTGTCGACAATGGAAAAGCGAATATCCTGAATAAATATAATGGAAATGCCGTTATTGGGAAGGGAGAAAATCAAATTAAATTAAACACACATAACGGAAGTATTTCAGTGAAAAAGCATGGAAACTAA
- a CDS encoding aspartate aminotransferase family protein yields MELVIVQATEQTQSLKQADEKYLWHAMKGASPNPTNLIITKAEGAWVTDIDGNRYLDGMSGLWCVNVGYGRKELARAAFEQLEEMPYFPLTQSHVPAIKLAEKLNEWLDDEYVIFFSNSGSEANETAFKIARQYHQQKGDHARYKFISRYRAYHGNSMGALAATGQAQRKYKYEPLGQGFLHVAPPDTYRNPDDVRTLASADEIDRVMTWELSQTVAGVIMEPIITGGGILMPPDGYMEKVKEICEKHGALLICDEVICGFGRTGKPFGFMNYGVKPDIITMAKGITSAYLPLSATAVRREIYEAYVGSEDYDRFRHVNTFGGNPAACALALKNLEIMENEKLIERSKELGERLLYELEDVKEHPNVGDVRGKGLLLGIELVEDKQTKEPASIEKMNKVINACKEKGLIIGKNGDTVAGYNNILQLAPPLSITEEDFTFIVKTIKECLAQL; encoded by the coding sequence ATGGAGTTGGTGATTGTGCAAGCGACAGAGCAAACACAAAGTTTGAAACAAGCAGATGAAAAGTACCTTTGGCATGCAATGAAAGGAGCATCCCCTAATCCAACGAATTTAATTATTACAAAAGCAGAAGGAGCATGGGTGACGGATATTGATGGAAACCGTTATTTAGACGGCATGTCCGGTCTTTGGTGCGTGAATGTTGGGTATGGACGAAAGGAGCTTGCAAGGGCGGCTTTTGAACAGCTTGAAGAAATGCCATATTTCCCTCTGACACAAAGTCATGTTCCTGCTATTAAATTAGCAGAGAAATTGAATGAATGGCTTGATGATGAATATGTCATTTTCTTTTCTAACAGTGGATCGGAAGCAAATGAAACGGCGTTTAAAATTGCTCGTCAATACCATCAACAAAAAGGTGATCATGCACGTTATAAGTTTATTTCACGCTATCGTGCTTATCACGGTAACTCAATGGGGGCTCTTGCGGCAACAGGTCAAGCACAGCGAAAGTATAAATATGAACCACTCGGACAAGGGTTCTTGCATGTAGCACCGCCTGATACGTATCGCAATCCAGATGATGTTCGTACACTGGCAAGTGCTGATGAAATCGATCGTGTTATGACATGGGAGTTAAGTCAAACAGTAGCCGGCGTGATTATGGAGCCGATTATTACCGGGGGCGGCATTTTGATGCCTCCTGATGGATATATGGAAAAAGTAAAAGAAATTTGCGAGAAGCACGGTGCGTTGCTCATTTGTGATGAAGTTATATGTGGATTTGGCCGGACTGGGAAGCCATTTGGATTTATGAATTATGGCGTTAAACCAGATATCATTACAATGGCAAAAGGTATTACAAGTGCGTATCTTCCTTTGTCAGCAACAGCAGTCAGAAGAGAAATTTATGAGGCATACGTAGGCAGTGAAGATTATGATCGCTTCCGCCATGTGAATACGTTCGGAGGGAATCCAGCTGCTTGCGCCTTGGCTTTGAAAAATTTAGAAATTATGGAGAATGAGAAACTCATTGAACGTTCCAAAGAATTGGGTGAACGACTGTTATATGAATTAGAAGATGTAAAAGAGCATCCAAACGTAGGGGATGTTCGCGGAAAAGGCCTTCTTTTAGGTATTGAACTAGTGGAAGATAAGCAAACGAAAGAACCGGCTTCCATTGAAAAGATGAACAAAGTCATCAATGCTTGTAAAGAAAAAGGTCTAATTATTGGTAAAAATGGTGACACTGTTGCAGGTTACAATAATATTTTGCAACTTGCACCTCCATTAAGCATTACAGAGGAAGACTTTACTTTTATCGTTAAAACAATAAAAGAATGTTTAGCTCAACTGTAA
- a CDS encoding amidohydrolase: MKADVVLINGEVITVDQKNTVAEAVAIKDNRIAVVGSNQEVKSFIGEKTNVIDLQGKTLLPGFIDSHLHLISYGQNQLAVSCKAEHIDSIEALLDDLKKKALETPKGEWIRAWGFNETAVKEKRYPTITELDEISVEHPIIITRTCHHISVVNSKALEIARINEDTPNTSGGVIEKDQAGKLTGRLIEAANMRMSEVASYKESEMMKAVKIASDHFVAAGITSIHDAGGDGPESFRLLQQAVKSRDIRVRIYAMICQLNNSHEFVNKMVEAGVVTGTGDERFKVGPAKMFTDGSSTGPTIATRKSYSSDSNNYGILYYSEEEIYQVLGEAHKKGYQITVHAQGDKAIEMYLNCVERALEESPRKNHRHRIEHAGISSPDLQERMKKLEIVPIPNPPFPYEFGEIYARHYGERVNHMYAARDFIDRGIIAAGSSDAPVTDYNPLLGIHVAVNRKSKSGMEIGANQSISIMEAIKLYTWNGAYASFEEEIKGSIEVGKLADLVVLNDSILNVNPDQIKDLKVETTIIDGEIIYQEEQSVKI; the protein is encoded by the coding sequence ATGAAAGCTGATGTTGTATTGATAAATGGAGAAGTTATTACAGTAGACCAAAAGAATACAGTGGCCGAGGCTGTAGCAATAAAAGATAATCGTATCGCAGTTGTTGGTTCAAATCAGGAGGTTAAGAGTTTTATAGGAGAAAAAACGAATGTAATTGACCTGCAAGGAAAAACGCTTCTTCCTGGATTCATTGATTCCCATCTTCACCTCATTTCTTATGGGCAAAATCAGTTGGCTGTCAGTTGTAAAGCTGAACATATTGATTCTATCGAGGCTTTGTTAGATGATTTGAAAAAGAAGGCATTAGAAACGCCAAAAGGTGAATGGATACGTGCTTGGGGCTTTAATGAAACCGCTGTGAAGGAAAAGCGTTATCCAACAATTACTGAGCTGGATGAAATTTCAGTTGAACATCCTATTATTATAACTCGTACTTGCCACCATATAAGCGTAGTGAACAGCAAAGCTTTAGAAATTGCGCGAATTAACGAGGACACACCGAACACGAGTGGGGGAGTTATTGAAAAGGATCAGGCAGGAAAGCTTACAGGAAGGTTAATTGAAGCAGCAAATATGAGGATGAGTGAGGTTGCAAGTTATAAAGAAAGTGAAATGATGAAGGCAGTAAAAATTGCATCAGATCATTTCGTTGCAGCTGGCATAACGAGTATACATGACGCAGGTGGAGATGGACCTGAGAGCTTTCGTTTACTGCAACAAGCTGTGAAGAGTAGAGATATTCGTGTCAGAATATATGCAATGATATGTCAGTTAAATAACTCCCATGAATTTGTTAATAAAATGGTCGAAGCTGGTGTGGTAACTGGTACCGGAGATGAAAGATTCAAAGTTGGACCAGCTAAAATGTTTACAGATGGAAGTAGCACAGGGCCTACAATTGCAACCCGCAAGTCATATTCTAGTGACTCTAACAATTATGGTATTCTTTATTATAGTGAGGAAGAAATCTATCAAGTTTTAGGTGAAGCACATAAAAAAGGTTATCAAATCACTGTACATGCACAAGGTGATAAAGCTATTGAAATGTATTTAAATTGTGTAGAAAGAGCGCTAGAGGAATCGCCAAGAAAAAATCACCGTCATCGGATTGAGCACGCGGGAATTTCTTCACCAGATTTACAAGAGAGAATGAAAAAACTCGAGATAGTTCCAATTCCGAATCCTCCATTTCCATATGAATTTGGAGAGATATATGCACGGCACTATGGTGAGCGTGTTAACCACATGTACGCTGCTCGTGATTTTATTGATCGTGGCATCATTGCAGCAGGTAGTTCGGACGCGCCAGTTACTGACTATAATCCTTTATTAGGAATTCATGTTGCTGTTAATAGAAAAAGTAAGTCTGGGATGGAGATTGGTGCGAATCAATCTATAAGTATAATGGAAGCTATTAAACTATACACATGGAATGGCGCTTATGCGAGTTTTGAAGAAGAGATAAAAGGAAGTATAGAGGTCGGTAAGTTAGCGGATTTAGTTGTATTAAATGACAGTATTTTAAATGTCAATCCAGACCAAATTAAAGATTTAAAAGTAGAAACAACGATTATTGATGGAGAAATTATCTATCAAGAAGAACAATCAGTGAAAATTTAG
- a CDS encoding CoA-acylating methylmalonate-semialdehyde dehydrogenase translates to MVVTKNVQTLKNYIGGQWIESTSKQVEDVPNPATGEIIARVPLSTKEDLDRAVATAKEAFKTWRRVAVPRRARILFRYQQLLIENWEELAKLVTLENGKSYKEAYGEVQRGIECVEFVAGAPTLMMGEQLPDIATGVESGMYRYPIGVIAGITPFNFPMMVPCWMFPLAIACGNTFVLKPSERTPLLANRIAELFKEAGLPDGVLNIVHGAHDVVNGVLDNEDVKAVSFVGSQPVAEYIYKTAAANGKRVQALAGAKNHSIVLKDADLNSAVKEITSAAFGSAGERCMAAAVVVVEEEVADELVNRLLQEANAITIGNGLEEDVFLGPVIRDGHKERTLGYIQSGIEQGATLIRDGREDDAANGNGYFVGPTIFDNVTQEMKIWQDEIFAPVLSVVRVKDLAEAIHVANASPFANGACLYTDSAKAIREFREEIDAGMLGVNLGVPAPMAFFPFSGYKKSFYGDLHANGKDGVEFYTRKKMLTARY, encoded by the coding sequence ATGGTAGTAACGAAAAATGTACAAACGTTAAAAAATTATATTGGCGGACAATGGATAGAATCCACAAGTAAACAAGTTGAAGATGTACCAAATCCAGCAACAGGCGAAATTATTGCTCGTGTGCCACTTTCGACTAAAGAAGATTTAGATAGAGCTGTAGCAACTGCTAAAGAAGCATTCAAAACTTGGAGAAGGGTGGCTGTACCTCGGCGTGCTCGGATTCTATTTCGTTATCAACAGTTATTGATTGAAAACTGGGAAGAGTTAGCGAAACTCGTTACCTTGGAAAACGGAAAAAGTTATAAAGAAGCTTACGGTGAAGTACAGCGAGGGATTGAATGTGTTGAATTTGTTGCAGGTGCACCCACTTTAATGATGGGAGAGCAACTTCCTGATATTGCTACTGGTGTTGAATCAGGGATGTATCGTTACCCGATTGGAGTAATCGCAGGAATAACGCCATTTAACTTTCCAATGATGGTGCCATGCTGGATGTTTCCACTCGCGATTGCATGCGGAAATACGTTTGTATTAAAACCATCTGAAAGAACACCATTGCTGGCAAATCGCATAGCTGAACTGTTTAAAGAAGCAGGTCTTCCAGATGGCGTGTTAAATATTGTGCATGGTGCACATGACGTCGTGAATGGCGTTCTTGACAATGAAGATGTGAAGGCTGTATCTTTCGTTGGTTCTCAACCTGTGGCTGAGTACATATATAAAACAGCAGCAGCTAACGGCAAACGTGTACAAGCTCTAGCAGGTGCAAAAAATCATTCGATCGTATTAAAAGATGCGGACCTTAATTCTGCAGTGAAAGAAATTACAAGTGCTGCCTTCGGTTCAGCTGGTGAAAGATGCATGGCGGCGGCTGTTGTTGTCGTGGAAGAAGAGGTTGCAGATGAGCTCGTTAATAGACTGCTTCAAGAGGCTAATGCAATTACGATTGGTAATGGCCTGGAGGAAGATGTTTTCCTTGGTCCCGTTATTCGCGACGGACATAAAGAGCGTACACTCGGATACATTCAATCTGGTATAGAGCAGGGAGCGACACTTATTCGTGACGGACGTGAAGATGATGCAGCAAACGGTAACGGTTATTTTGTTGGCCCAACAATTTTTGACAATGTGACACAGGAAATGAAAATCTGGCAAGATGAAATTTTCGCACCGGTTCTTTCTGTTGTACGTGTAAAAGACTTGGCGGAAGCGATTCATGTTGCTAATGCATCACCGTTCGCAAATGGTGCATGCCTATACACCGATAGCGCGAAAGCTATTCGTGAATTCCGTGAAGAAATTGATGCAGGTATGCTTGGGGTCAATCTTGGGGTTCCTGCTCCAATGGCATTCTTCCCATTCTCAGGTTATAAGAAATCCTTCTATGGTGATCTCCATGCAAATGGAAAAGATGGCGTAGAATTCTATACTCGCAAGAAAATGCTTACGGCTCGTTATTGA
- a CDS encoding PadR family transcriptional regulator, producing the protein MNVQFKKGVLELCVLVLLDKQDRYGYELVRSISNQIEISEGSVYPLLRRLTKEEYFTTYLQESSEGPSRKYYKLTDKGRTYLYQLLEEWNEFSQGVNQLIKEGVRNDER; encoded by the coding sequence TTGAATGTACAATTTAAAAAAGGAGTTTTAGAACTTTGTGTTCTTGTCTTACTTGATAAGCAAGACCGTTATGGGTATGAATTAGTTCGAAGTATTTCCAATCAAATTGAAATATCAGAAGGGTCTGTTTATCCTCTACTTCGTAGATTAACTAAAGAAGAATATTTTACAACGTATTTACAGGAGTCTTCAGAAGGGCCTTCAAGGAAGTATTATAAACTGACGGATAAAGGTAGAACGTATTTGTACCAACTTTTGGAGGAATGGAATGAGTTCTCACAAGGTGTCAATCAATTAATAAAAGAAGGTGTACGTAATGACGAAAGATAA